The segment TATGTTCCTTTAATTACATTAACGAATATCACTATTAAAATTACCACTCCACTGAAAACGTGAAATCCGTGAAATCCAGTGATGAAGTAAAAGAAATTAGCGAATAACTGATGTCCATATTCATTACGGATTAAGTTTGCGCCTAATACTACTTCTGCATTATTCAAATACGCTTGTGCTGCGGCATCGCTTACTACGGATTTATCAGTTAATCGTATTCCTAAATCTGGGCGTTGAGCTAACGCTTCTTTTACATCTTCAATAGTAATGTTTACATCATCGGCATATGAGTCAACACCAACCAAATCGTAAATAGAGTAAAAGTGTTCGTCTTCATCTACTACATGAACTATCTCATGGTTTGGTAATTCTATTCCTCCTTTATCGCCGTGAATAAAGTGTCCCCACTCCCATGCTTGAGAGCCTAAAAAGGTAAATCCACCAATTATGGTTAGTAACATCCAAAGGGTTACTCCTTTTTTATCGTTTTTGTTTCCTGCATTTACAGCCAATACCATTGTTACGGAACTCATAATAAGTATGAAAGTCATAAGGGCAACGAACAATAATGGATGGTCGCCGTGTAAGAATGGGAAATGTGTAAATACGTCTTCAGCTACTGGCCATAGATGCGAGTACTTGAATCGCATAAAACCATATGCTGATAAAAATCCAGAGAAAGTAAGTGCATCTGAAACTAGGAAGAACCACATCATTAGCTTGCCGTAGCTCGCTACAAATGGTTTTTCTCCACCAGACCATGCTTCTTTTTCATTTTTAGTGATGTCTGTCATTTTTTCTAGGTTTGAAAAGTTTTGCAATATTAATGATTATATAGTAAAAACAGGAATAAATAAAGCCATAAAAAGTCAAGAAAGTGCCAAAAAATAGCACAAAGCTCAACTCCTAGATAATTATTGCTATTGTATGCTCCTTTTTTCGCTTTGTAAGTTGTTACTGCTAGGGCCAATAACCCGCCTCCTAAATGAAATAAATGCATAAGAGTAAGCACATATAAAAAAGAGCCTGACGCATTACTTCCTGGACCTGTAAAATATACACCGTTGGTATATAAAACTTGCCATGTTATGTACTGTGATAATGCAAAGGCCAATCCTAATACAAGGGTGTAATTGAAGCCTTTTTGTGCTTTTTCTAGCTCATCATTTTTTATGCTCTTCTTAGCCCAATTCATAGTCAAGCTGGAAAGGATTATGAAGACTGTACTCAGGTAAAACCATATTGGGAATTCGAAATCCAACCAATTACCTTCTGCTTTTCGCACTAAATAAGCACTGGTAAGACCGGCAAAAATCATTGCCATACTTATCATTGAAATCCATAATAACGGCTTAGCCGATTTCTTTTTTTGCTCTTCAAATGTTGTCATAATAGTTTATCAATAACATAGATTAATTGTAAAATAGGAAGGTAGAAGAATGAGGCAAACATCAGTTTTTTTGCGTCTTCGTCTTTTAAGGTTTTAAAAAGGATAAGGGATTTTGTAAAAAACCATAGTCCAAGCAATACCGCCAAAAGCAATGCCACAGTGGACATCTCTAATGCTCCTGTGAAACTGAATACTGGTAATATGGACAAGGGTATTAGAAAAAATGTATATATCATGGTTTTTGATGCTGTACCCTTATCTTTTCCACCAGGCAACATTTTGAATCCAGCTCTTGTATAGTCATCATCACAAACCCAAGCAATCGCCCAAAAGTGTGGAAATTGCCATATAAACTGTATGGCAAAAAGTATTCCTGCTTCAATGGAAAAGTCATTTGTAACTGCTACCCAACCCAACATAAATGGTATTGCTCCCGGAAAGGCTCCAACAAATACCGAAAATGAAGTCGTTCTTTTTAAAGGAGTATACGCTAAAACATATAGCAATACTGATAAGGCTCCAAAAAACCCGCAATACAAGTTTATCATGAATAAGAGGAGTACTCCAAAACCTCCCATAAAAACAGATAAGAAAAAAGCCTGATTGACTTTCATCCTACTTTTTGGTAACGGACGATCGGCAGTTCTCAGCATAAGCTTGTCCAAATCTTTTTCAATAATCTGATTGAAGCCGTTCGACGAAGCCACAACTAAAAAACCGCCAAGTATTAAACATAGCAAGTCGATAGAATTAAATGCTCCACCTGCTATAAAAAAGCCAGCAATGGCAGAAAAAACAACACTTGTTGTCAGTCTAATTTTTGAAAGTTGAAGAATGTCGCTTAAAGACATTTTATAAGTGGTTGATTTAATGTAACTTACGTATTATTTGAAAGGTTTTTTTCCAAAGTGTAAATTTACCACTTTTTCTATTTTCAAAGCCCTCTTAAAAGGATAAATATTATCAAATTTAGAAAAGGTCTAAAAATCGTAGTATATATTTCTTAAATCTGTTTTAAGTCCAAAAAATAAATATTGATTTTCCGTACTCATACTTAAATCTTCTGTATTTCTACTGGACACTCCTACCTCAAGCTTCAGATTGGTGATAGGGTTAATCAGATAACCCACTCTAAAATCTACAAATTGTAGGTCAGTAGTATTTCCTTGAGCCACTTCGTTTCCATAATCTTCTCTATTTTCATCATAAGAAACAAGAATATCACTTCCGTAGTTTCTGGAGTCACCATCAATTTGACCACCATGTTGAGCAACAACTACTTTTAAATCAGCAGTCCACCTATCCTTTCGGTACCTCAATATGCTTACATTCTCTATAAAGTTTGCTCCAAGAGGGTGAGCCAATGGCTGTGAATAATGTGCGTAGGATAAAATGGGACTTTTATGGCTAAATGTAAACGGTCTTGCTGAGTTTATCTCCGTTTGAAAACTTAAATTCTCATACCCAAATAAGTCAAAACATTTAAAGCCTATTTGCCCCCCAAATTTATTAGCCCAATAGCCATTTCTTGCTCTTAACTCAGACAAAGTGAATTCATCAAGAACTACTTGTCCATACAAATGAGATAAATCAGAAAGCTTGTATTTAAAGCCTAATCCCATAATAGCATTGCCTTGTCTAGAATAGGAAACCGAATATTCAACGGGTCTGTAGAATATTATTGGATTTAAGTAATTGATGTCAAAAACATTGCCTAAGCTATCTTCTCCCAATATGATAGACTCAAAGATATTTAATGTTAATCGACTGCCAATATTTGCACTCAAATAATGAGTCGCGTTAAATTTTTCACGACTGAGATCAGGGAAACCATTATGGGCGGTAGTCTCTGAATCCCAATCAATCTGTTGAAGGCTTGAAAAAAGGTTAACATACTTTACTTTCCAGATACTAGTAGTTATCTTAAAGTAAGGATAGTTGAAGGAGTTATCGGACAATAACATAGAGCGATAACCGTCGCCGAAGAAATGTTTACCATGACCTATTTCAAAGTTAAAATAGTCATTCGCATCATAATTTACATAGGCTTGGGAAAAATAAAAATCTAAATCGGAATTGGGAACAGAATTATTTTTTTTTGCCATTCCCTGGCCAGGAACCACCCTGTCGTGAGTCAGCATATAATCGTAGATATAATCAGATACATTCATCTGATTTTCATAAAAAGAGGAGTTAAAACGTACTTTATCACCTATTCTACCTTTAAGCTCAATTCCTCGAGTATTCACATATCTGTTTTCATCATCAGCACCAATTTCTAGATGTAAAAGGGGGTTTACATAAAAGTCGTAATTTTTTGATTTTACAAAAAATAAATTATCATTCAAAAAATTGTGGAGATAGGTTTTTTTTGTTTCAATAGGGAAAATTGAACTATAATACGAGGTATCATTCAAGGATAATTTAAAAGGTTTAATAGATGTATGTTCCGAAATTCCAATAGCATGCGAATCTTTCTCAAAATTGGCATAATAGGCATGACTCAAAGGGGTATTAAACTGAGCAAATGAAGCCTTAAATATCAAGAGAAAAATAAATTGAAAGAGTATCCTTTTCATATTTAAACAAAGGTAATTAAAAGATTAAGACAGTAAACTTTTGTACGAGGCTGCTATTTGATTCCACGAAAAACTAGAGTTCATTGTTTCAAGCGCTGACTTTGAATAAGTATTTATTGACTTCTTGCCGTCGAAAAGACTATTAATCTTGTCGGCTAAATCGTCGATACTAAGTGATTCAAAAAGCAATCCATTTTTATTATGCTCTACGACTTCTTCAAAAGGAGTAATGTTGGAGGCTACTACCGGTAACCCATAGGACATCGCCATAAGTAGAACTCCACTCTGAAAAATTATTTCGTAGGGTAAAATCATAGCATCCACCGCTTTAAAATACAATTCTCTTCTAGCGTCAGAAATATAATTTATGTCCAAAATTAAGCGTTGGCTTATATTAAGCTCATCAATGATTTTTTGATACTTTTCAAAATTTTCTTTTCCTGTATCGCCTGCAATTATCAAACGAACATTCGGATTAACTTTTGGAATAGCTCTTAACAAAACATCAAGTCGTTTAGTGGGTTTAAATCTACCAAAGAAAAGGATATATGGGGAATCAGCGTCTAGTTTTAATTCCTTTCGAGCAATCGTTTTGGTAATGTTAGAATCTGGTAAATCTGTAAATCCTCCATGTTTTATTATGCGAATTTTAGAATGCACTTTAGGAGATATTAAAGGGAGTAAATTTTTCCTAGAATAGTCGTTGTGTACTATTATATGCTCTGACCAATGGTTGTATATTAATCGGTGATACAGACTATTGTCTTGATTCGTGAAAGATGAAACATCATGAGAAATGGTAATGATTTTAAAACCAAAAAACTTACTTATCAAATACGTAAAAAAGGCCATATTATGCGTAGAAAACACATGTACTATAAGCTCTTTTACGCCTTGTCTTTTACAATCTAAACAAGACAAAACCATTCCCTTCAAGAAGTTAAATGTTTGATGAATTTTTGACGAAAAGAACGTTCCAAAAAACACTTTTGCAACTATAGATTTTGAACGGTACTCAAAGTTAGAGTAAATAAAAGTCTGAACATTTATATTGTCTAGGGCTTGGCATAAATATGTATCATAATGATTCAT is part of the Flavobacteriales bacterium genome and harbors:
- a CDS encoding cytochrome c oxidase subunit 3, producing MTDITKNEKEAWSGGEKPFVASYGKLMMWFFLVSDALTFSGFLSAYGFMRFKYSHLWPVAEDVFTHFPFLHGDHPLLFVALMTFILIMSSVTMVLAVNAGNKNDKKGVTLWMLLTIIGGFTFLGSQAWEWGHFIHGDKGGIELPNHEIVHVVDEDEHFYSIYDLVGVDSYADDVNITIEDVKEALAQRPDLGIRLTDKSVVSDAAAQAYLNNAEVVLGANLIRNEYGHQLFANFFYFITGFHGFHVFSGVVILIVIFVNVIKGTYERRGHYEMIEKVGLYWHFVDLVWVFVFTFFYLV
- a CDS encoding cytochrome c oxidase subunit 3 → MTTFEEQKKKSAKPLLWISMISMAMIFAGLTSAYLVRKAEGNWLDFEFPIWFYLSTVFIILSSLTMNWAKKSIKNDELEKAQKGFNYTLVLGLAFALSQYITWQVLYTNGVYFTGPGSNASGSFLYVLTLMHLFHLGGGLLALAVTTYKAKKGAYNSNNYLGVELCAIFWHFLDFLWLYLFLFLLYNH
- the cyoE gene encoding protoheme IX farnesyltransferase, with product MSLSDILQLSKIRLTTSVVFSAIAGFFIAGGAFNSIDLLCLILGGFLVVASSNGFNQIIEKDLDKLMLRTADRPLPKSRMKVNQAFFLSVFMGGFGVLLLFMINLYCGFFGALSVLLYVLAYTPLKRTTSFSVFVGAFPGAIPFMLGWVAVTNDFSIEAGILFAIQFIWQFPHFWAIAWVCDDDYTRAGFKMLPGGKDKGTASKTMIYTFFLIPLSILPVFSFTGALEMSTVALLLAVLLGLWFFTKSLILFKTLKDEDAKKLMFASFFYLPILQLIYVIDKLL
- a CDS encoding glycosyltransferase family 4 protein, whose translation is MEKRVAIIDPVGIKSGMNHYDTYLCQALDNINVQTFIYSNFEYRSKSIVAKVFFGTFFSSKIHQTFNFLKGMVLSCLDCKRQGVKELIVHVFSTHNMAFFTYLISKFFGFKIITISHDVSSFTNQDNSLYHRLIYNHWSEHIIVHNDYSRKNLLPLISPKVHSKIRIIKHGGFTDLPDSNITKTIARKELKLDADSPYILFFGRFKPTKRLDVLLRAIPKVNPNVRLIIAGDTGKENFEKYQKIIDELNISQRLILDINYISDARRELYFKAVDAMILPYEIIFQSGVLLMAMSYGLPVVASNITPFEEVVEHNKNGLLFESLSIDDLADKINSLFDGKKSINTYSKSALETMNSSFSWNQIAASYKSLLS